The following proteins are encoded in a genomic region of Fervidobacterium pennivorans DSM 9078:
- a CDS encoding ABC transporter permease: MIKYIARRLIIMLPELWIITIIVFALIQLSPGTFLDQYKLDPSVSAETLKAMERELGLDKPAIVQYFYWLGKVVRGDFGYSFYYRRPVASLIGERLLGTFVLSLYSFVLSWIIGVVLGIVSALKKYTLTDKILTVIAFSGLALPGFFLALVLLYMAARTGWFPIGGMYSPETSRLDVWNAFKDIFWRMQLPAFTLTFGGFAGLMRYMRGSLLDVLNEDYVEFARAKGMPERVVIYKHALRNAINPLITMFGYSLSGLLSGAVITETIFSWPGLGRLTYQALLQKDYYVVMASTVIGTVLLVLGNLVGDILLAAVDPRIRYE; encoded by the coding sequence TTGATAAAATACATCGCACGCAGGCTTATCATAATGTTGCCAGAGTTGTGGATAATAACAATCATAGTATTTGCACTCATACAACTATCACCTGGGACTTTCTTAGACCAGTACAAACTTGATCCATCTGTTTCCGCAGAGACACTAAAAGCTATGGAAAGAGAACTTGGGCTGGACAAACCGGCCATTGTTCAGTATTTCTACTGGCTTGGTAAAGTAGTTAGAGGTGATTTTGGTTATTCGTTCTATTACAGAAGACCTGTCGCTTCTCTTATTGGCGAACGTTTACTTGGAACGTTTGTCTTGTCGCTCTACTCATTTGTTTTATCATGGATCATAGGCGTTGTTTTAGGTATTGTATCGGCATTGAAGAAGTATACGCTTACCGACAAAATTCTAACAGTTATCGCATTCAGTGGTCTTGCACTTCCAGGTTTCTTCCTTGCACTTGTACTTTTGTATATGGCTGCACGCACTGGTTGGTTCCCAATCGGTGGTATGTATAGCCCAGAAACATCCCGACTCGATGTATGGAATGCATTTAAAGATATTTTCTGGAGAATGCAATTACCGGCCTTCACATTGACATTCGGTGGTTTTGCCGGTTTGATGAGGTATATGAGAGGTTCGTTACTTGATGTCCTTAATGAGGATTATGTTGAATTTGCTAGAGCGAAAGGAATGCCCGAAAGGGTTGTTATATACAAACATGCTTTAAGAAACGCTATAAACCCATTAATTACAATGTTCGGATACAGCCTCTCAGGTTTATTGAGCGGTGCTGTTATTACTGAAACCATATTCTCCTGGCCAGGACTCGGTAGGTTGACATATCAAGCGTTATTGCAAAAAGACTACTATGTTGTTATGGCAAGTACTGTTATTGGAACTGTTTTGCTTGTTTTAGGAAACCTTGTTGGTGACATACTGCTTGCGGCGGTTGACCCGCGCATAAGATACGAGTAA
- a CDS encoding ABC transporter ATP-binding protein: protein MPSNEVIIRVQNLKKYFPIYKGFLIKKHVADVKAVDDVSFEVKRGETFALVGESGCGKTTTARVMLRLIDPTDGKIEIMGTDISRLSREELLPFRRKMQIVFQNPIGSLNPRMTVGQILTEPMLFHKIVNSKEEAEQKAIELLRMVGLKPFHMDRYPHQFSGGQKQRIAIARALSVDPEIIYLDEPTSALDVSVQAQIVNLLLKFQEELGLTYVFISHNLALVRFISHQVAVMYLGKIVEMGDVNEVFDNPVHPYTKALLSASPIPDPAIEKKRKRIILTGNVPSPIARPSGCFFHPRCPFKMPICEKEYPEMKSVSSNHQVACHLVDKREV, encoded by the coding sequence ATGCCAAGTAATGAGGTAATTATCAGAGTACAGAACCTAAAAAAATATTTCCCTATATACAAAGGTTTTCTTATCAAAAAGCACGTTGCTGATGTTAAAGCTGTTGATGATGTTTCTTTTGAAGTCAAGAGGGGGGAAACATTTGCTCTTGTCGGTGAATCAGGATGTGGGAAGACAACAACGGCGAGAGTCATGCTAAGACTTATTGATCCAACGGATGGAAAAATAGAAATCATGGGAACGGATATTTCCAGATTGTCAAGGGAAGAACTTTTACCTTTCAGAAGAAAGATGCAGATAGTATTCCAGAATCCAATTGGGTCTTTGAACCCGAGGATGACGGTTGGACAGATTTTGACTGAACCAATGTTGTTTCACAAGATAGTTAATTCAAAAGAAGAAGCTGAACAAAAAGCAATAGAGCTTTTAAGAATGGTAGGTTTAAAACCATTCCACATGGACAGGTATCCACACCAATTCAGCGGTGGTCAGAAACAAAGGATAGCTATTGCAAGGGCACTTAGTGTTGATCCAGAGATAATATACCTGGATGAACCAACGTCGGCGCTTGATGTTTCTGTTCAAGCTCAGATTGTCAATTTGCTTTTGAAGTTCCAAGAAGAACTTGGACTGACATATGTGTTCATTTCCCACAACCTTGCACTTGTTAGGTTTATAAGCCATCAAGTTGCAGTTATGTACTTAGGTAAGATTGTGGAGATGGGAGATGTTAACGAGGTGTTTGATAATCCTGTTCATCCGTATACAAAGGCATTGCTGTCAGCTTCACCAATTCCAGACCCAGCTATTGAAAAGAAGAGAAAAAGAATAATACTTACAGGAAACGTTCCGAGCCCGATAGCAAGACCAAGTGGTTGTTTCTTCCATCCGAGATGTCCATTCAAAATGCCTATTTGTGAGAAAGAATATCCAGAGATGAAATCCGTTTCTTCAAACCACCAGGTTGCATGCCACCTGGTAGATAAAAGGGAGGTGTAG
- the panC gene encoding pantoate--beta-alanine ligase, with protein MRLVHTIAEMKKIVNDILKSGKSIGFVPTMGYLHKGHLSLVEAARKENDVVVVSIFVNPTQFGPNEDYNRYPRDLERDLRLLEPIGVDYVFNPSVEEMYPAMYSTYVEEVELSKYLCGASRPGHFRGVCTVVTKLFNIVKPTKAYFGQKDAQQFRVLRRMVRDLNMDVEMIEMPIVREEDGLAMSSRNVYLSPEERKEATRLYKSLLKAKELIESGERDVQKIKSEMLKILDHPLLKVDYVEIVDEETLKPVEKIERKVIVALAVFVGKARLIDNMIFEV; from the coding sequence ATGCGCCTTGTTCACACAATAGCGGAGATGAAGAAGATAGTGAACGATATCTTGAAAAGCGGCAAAAGTATAGGCTTTGTGCCCACAATGGGGTATCTTCACAAAGGACATTTGAGTTTAGTGGAAGCGGCACGCAAAGAGAACGATGTTGTTGTTGTCAGTATATTTGTCAATCCCACACAGTTTGGGCCAAATGAAGATTACAACAGGTATCCACGTGACCTCGAGAGAGACCTGAGGTTGCTGGAACCAATAGGTGTAGACTATGTATTCAATCCATCCGTTGAGGAAATGTATCCAGCCATGTATTCAACGTATGTCGAGGAGGTTGAGCTTTCAAAGTATCTGTGCGGTGCAAGTAGACCGGGGCACTTTAGAGGAGTTTGTACCGTTGTGACAAAACTTTTCAATATAGTGAAACCAACGAAGGCTTATTTTGGGCAAAAAGATGCCCAGCAGTTCAGAGTATTGAGAAGAATGGTAAGGGATTTGAATATGGATGTTGAGATGATAGAGATGCCCATCGTTCGGGAAGAAGACGGACTGGCTATGTCTTCAAGGAATGTATATTTAAGTCCAGAAGAAAGAAAAGAGGCAACGAGGTTGTATAAATCGCTTCTGAAAGCCAAAGAGCTTATCGAATCTGGGGAACGTGACGTACAGAAAATAAAGAGCGAAATGTTAAAAATACTCGACCATCCACTTTTGAAAGTTGACTATGTAGAGATAGTTGATGAAGAAACATTGAAACCGGTTGAGAAAATAGAGAGGAAAGTCATTGTAGCTCTAGCTGTTTTTGTTGGCAAGGCAAGGTTGATAGACAACATGATTTTTGAGGTTTAA
- the xseA gene encoding exodeoxyribonuclease VII large subunit has protein sequence MENIGFQSSEPLNFETLRDFVEYVHSKLKETNILSQRYRFVADVVKVKPYNGALYITVSQEGVDGKKFELTVIVWKHLLRGIMNYLYSFGVKDIYDLEHKKWEFQGRLSFYPDRFQFSFWADSIAPQGESDILKRRQRIREELRKQGLLMEVTHELSELEPIRLIAVITSKTAQGYFDFLSNLLVPDIYRPVIHLYESSMQGVSTAQEVISALNRIELFCRTNNVRYDVIAIIRGGGGPSDLMFFDDLELAVRIAYMNKYIPVLTGIGHEKDETVADYVAWRRFPTPTAVAKEISNQLKGYIDDMEQSYRELKQKVGAVIGVTEARIQSGIFNVLSDAFKNNISILVRNIREYAKYLTSKVSLSEFEDRISFDFVNNISKRLESKFSESERLIADSLHAMSKDLSINIEQKTSELISFENISAVVDKNYLSFYSKTEQMKMELESIGGPLKALAVGGALITKNGEIVSSIKQISSNDVIKINFVDGQVTSKVI, from the coding sequence ATGGAGAATATAGGATTCCAATCGAGTGAACCTTTGAATTTTGAAACACTCAGAGATTTTGTGGAATACGTCCATAGCAAGCTTAAGGAAACGAACATCTTATCACAAAGATACAGATTCGTTGCTGATGTTGTTAAGGTGAAACCATACAATGGAGCATTGTATATAACCGTTTCCCAAGAGGGAGTCGATGGAAAGAAGTTTGAGCTTACAGTTATCGTATGGAAGCATCTTTTGAGAGGGATTATGAACTATCTTTATTCTTTTGGAGTTAAAGATATTTACGATTTAGAGCACAAAAAATGGGAGTTTCAAGGAAGACTTTCTTTTTATCCAGATAGATTCCAGTTCAGTTTTTGGGCAGATTCAATTGCACCACAAGGTGAATCCGATATATTGAAAAGACGACAGAGAATAAGGGAAGAATTAAGAAAGCAAGGCTTGTTAATGGAAGTGACGCACGAACTTTCGGAGCTGGAACCTATCAGATTGATTGCGGTGATTACATCAAAAACAGCGCAAGGATATTTTGATTTTCTTTCGAACCTGTTAGTTCCAGATATCTATCGACCTGTAATACATCTATACGAATCTTCAATGCAGGGAGTTTCAACAGCGCAAGAGGTTATCTCTGCCTTGAATAGGATCGAACTTTTCTGCAGAACAAACAACGTGAGATACGATGTAATAGCCATAATCAGAGGTGGTGGAGGACCTAGTGATTTAATGTTTTTCGACGATTTAGAACTTGCCGTTCGAATCGCTTACATGAATAAATATATCCCCGTTTTGACCGGAATTGGTCACGAGAAAGACGAGACCGTGGCAGATTACGTTGCTTGGAGACGGTTTCCTACTCCTACTGCGGTGGCAAAGGAAATCTCAAACCAGTTGAAAGGTTATATAGACGATATGGAGCAAAGCTACAGAGAACTAAAACAAAAAGTAGGTGCCGTTATTGGGGTAACTGAAGCCAGAATTCAGTCGGGAATTTTTAACGTATTGAGTGATGCATTTAAAAACAACATATCAATATTGGTTCGGAATATAAGAGAGTATGCCAAATATCTCACAAGTAAGGTAAGTTTATCTGAATTCGAGGACAGAATCTCTTTTGATTTTGTAAACAACATTTCGAAGAGATTGGAGTCAAAGTTTTCCGAGTCAGAACGATTAATTGCTGATTCATTACACGCAATGAGTAAGGATCTTTCGATTAATATAGAACAAAAGACAAGTGAATTGATAAGTTTTGAAAACATCTCTGCCGTCGTGGATAAGAATTATTTGTCATTCTACAGTAAAACAGAGCAGATGAAAATGGAACTCGAAAGTATAGGAGGACCTTTGAAGGCGTTAGCTGTTGGCGGGGCTTTAATCACGAAAAATGGCGAAATAGTTAGTAGTATAAAACAAATAAGTAGTAACGATGTTATTAAGATTAATTTTGTAGATGGTCAGGTAACTTCAAAGGTGATTTGA
- a CDS encoding ABC transporter substrate-binding protein yields the protein MRKVLVSLLLTFVVFFAFANYLGYDATGKKGGTLILPTLSGPRTCNDTVSKETSSSDVIAMFMGWGGVLIERSAIDGKFYPALAEKWDGPRLTKDGGMEIIWYLRKGVKWSDGTPFTADDVVFTLNEIYTNPDIPSSYKDVIRSTNGYLPKATKINDYTVRMYYPEPFRLALRYLGGMYIFPKHKAEKWVKEKKFAEFWTVDAINKKEIVGLGPFIPVEYVPDQYVRFVANPYYWKKTKDGVQLPFLKEVVYKIISSQDAQKLAFEKGEVDIYSPRGTEFNYFKENEKKFNITVLAYGPAYGTQFITFNWNNKDPAKREWFRNVHFRKAVAYAMDKKKMIDTLFNGLAIEQWSPVSMASPYYNEKVTVKYPYDLNKARAELRLGGFSWDKNGRLIDSKGRPVKFVIETNAGNTVREGMGNIITAALKQLGMDVTFVPGDFNTLVNRMLNVGDWDAIIIGLTGSDEPQGGRNVWSIEGSLHFWNLSPKVADWVDPNAYYVPDFEKEIDKIFAENVRILDENVVKDYWAKFQKLASENIPLIYTVNSLRLFAWRNTVKNVKITMLGGTTWNLDWLWKEE from the coding sequence ATGAGGAAGGTTCTCGTGTCACTTTTGTTGACTTTTGTTGTTTTCTTTGCATTTGCCAACTACCTTGGTTACGACGCAACGGGTAAGAAAGGTGGAACACTCATTCTTCCAACATTGAGCGGTCCAAGGACATGTAACGATACTGTGTCCAAGGAAACAAGCTCCTCAGATGTTATTGCTATGTTCATGGGATGGGGTGGAGTCCTTATTGAAAGGTCGGCTATCGATGGAAAGTTCTACCCCGCGCTTGCAGAAAAGTGGGACGGTCCAAGGCTAACAAAAGATGGCGGTATGGAAATCATTTGGTACCTCAGAAAAGGTGTAAAGTGGAGCGATGGCACACCATTCACAGCAGACGATGTTGTCTTCACACTCAATGAAATCTACACAAATCCTGATATCCCAAGTTCATACAAGGATGTTATAAGAAGTACAAACGGATATTTACCAAAAGCGACAAAGATTAACGACTACACTGTCAGAATGTACTATCCAGAACCATTCAGGCTTGCTCTCAGATACCTTGGTGGAATGTACATATTCCCAAAACACAAGGCGGAAAAATGGGTCAAAGAAAAGAAATTCGCAGAATTCTGGACAGTTGATGCAATCAACAAGAAGGAAATTGTCGGTTTGGGACCGTTCATTCCTGTTGAATATGTGCCCGACCAATACGTAAGGTTTGTTGCAAACCCGTACTACTGGAAGAAGACAAAAGATGGTGTACAACTTCCATTCTTGAAAGAAGTTGTTTACAAGATAATTTCCTCGCAAGATGCACAAAAACTTGCGTTTGAAAAAGGCGAAGTTGATATCTACTCACCAAGAGGAACAGAATTCAACTACTTCAAAGAAAACGAAAAGAAATTCAATATCACAGTTCTTGCATACGGTCCAGCATATGGAACACAATTCATTACATTCAATTGGAATAACAAAGATCCAGCAAAGAGAGAATGGTTCAGAAATGTGCACTTCAGAAAAGCAGTTGCATACGCAATGGACAAGAAAAAGATGATTGATACGCTCTTCAATGGTCTTGCAATTGAACAATGGTCACCAGTTTCCATGGCATCACCATACTACAATGAAAAAGTCACTGTAAAATACCCATACGACCTTAATAAGGCAAGAGCAGAACTCAGACTTGGTGGATTCAGCTGGGACAAGAATGGTAGACTTATCGATAGCAAAGGAAGACCTGTGAAATTCGTTATTGAAACGAACGCTGGTAATACAGTCAGAGAAGGTATGGGTAACATTATTACAGCTGCTCTCAAACAACTTGGTATGGACGTTACGTTCGTTCCAGGCGACTTTAATACACTTGTTAACAGGATGCTCAACGTTGGTGACTGGGACGCAATTATCATTGGTTTGACTGGTTCTGATGAACCACAAGGTGGTAGGAACGTTTGGTCAATTGAAGGTTCGCTCCACTTCTGGAACCTTTCACCAAAGGTTGCTGACTGGGTTGATCCAAATGCCTACTATGTCCCAGATTTTGAAAAGGAAATTGATAAGATATTCGCAGAAAACGTTAGAATTCTTGATGAAAACGTTGTGAAGGACTACTGGGCGAAATTCCAGAAACTTGCTTCCGAAAACATACCGCTTATTTACACAGTTAACTCACTCAGGCTCTTTGCATGGAGAAACACAGTTAAGAATGTCAAGATTACAATGCTTGGTGGAACAACCTGGAATCTTGACTGGCTCTGGAAAGAAGAATAA
- a CDS encoding ABC transporter ATP-binding protein, whose amino-acid sequence MDPILSVRNLSTWFYLEEGVLKAVNDVSFDLSQNEVLGIVGETGSGKSITVRSIMRLIHHPGKIVNGQIIYRGRGKEEDIVKMDEDELTEIRGKEISMIFQDPLTSLNPLYTIGDQLMETIMQHQHVDRATAWKLAVEMLEKVQIPEPEKRMNSYPFEFSGGMKQRVVIAIALSCNPKILIADEPTTALDVTIQAQILELMKDLQKELKTGTIFITHDLGVISAMADRVMVMYGGRQMELAPAEDLFHKPMHPYTNMLLKSIPRVDIKQDKLESIPGQPPRMIDVPDVCPFAPRCPRRLDKCAKELPPFAELEPGHFVRCFNPVEVGGDINAK is encoded by the coding sequence TTGGACCCCATTCTCAGTGTTAGAAACTTAAGCACATGGTTCTATCTTGAAGAAGGAGTTCTTAAAGCAGTCAACGATGTTTCATTTGATTTGTCTCAAAACGAAGTTTTGGGGATTGTTGGTGAAACAGGTTCTGGAAAAAGTATTACAGTTAGAAGTATCATGAGACTTATTCACCATCCTGGTAAAATTGTGAACGGTCAGATTATATACAGAGGCCGTGGAAAAGAAGAAGATATTGTAAAGATGGACGAAGATGAACTTACCGAAATACGTGGTAAAGAAATATCGATGATTTTCCAAGACCCACTTACATCCTTGAACCCACTTTACACGATTGGTGACCAGCTAATGGAAACGATTATGCAGCATCAACATGTTGATAGAGCAACTGCATGGAAACTTGCAGTTGAAATGTTGGAAAAGGTTCAAATTCCCGAACCGGAAAAGCGAATGAACTCGTATCCTTTTGAATTTAGTGGTGGAATGAAACAGAGGGTTGTTATCGCTATCGCACTTTCGTGTAACCCGAAGATACTTATAGCTGACGAACCAACAACAGCACTTGATGTTACCATACAAGCCCAGATTCTTGAGTTGATGAAAGACCTTCAGAAAGAATTGAAGACGGGGACAATTTTTATCACTCATGACCTTGGGGTTATTTCTGCGATGGCTGACAGGGTTATGGTAATGTACGGTGGAAGACAGATGGAATTAGCCCCTGCAGAAGATTTGTTCCACAAGCCGATGCATCCATACACTAATATGCTCTTAAAATCCATCCCAAGGGTTGACATAAAGCAGGACAAATTAGAATCGATACCAGGTCAACCACCGAGAATGATAGATGTTCCCGATGTTTGCCCATTTGCACCAAGATGTCCAAGAAGACTTGATAAGTGTGCGAAAGAATTGCCACCATTTGCAGAACTTGAACCAGGGCACTTTGTCAGATGCTTCAACCCAGTAGAAGTCGGAGGGGATATAAATGCCAAGTAA
- the dprA gene encoding DNA-processing protein DprA — MGLDTSLSIVALSKVFKKNITQIEQYLHYEPTIFEDFENSSREFSELITRLSIYLRETGTKLITYWDEEYPQSLKNIPDPPVCLFVKGKWEYLSYNLFAVVGTRKMTSYGKQVTERFVSEISKHFVIVSGMAYGVDTIAHSSALRLNRPTIAVLGCGVDVVYPKSNKMLYEQIIDNGCVVSEYLPWESPKKFTFVERNRIISGLSVGVLVTEAGVESGALITAKYAIEQGRDVFAVPGDIFRTTSQGTNYLIKSGAFVATEPSDILEYYGFKDHRKIVELTDDEAQIFGAIESEVTIEEMSEKLNVPISQVMLILTTLELKGLVYRTERNTYARAR, encoded by the coding sequence ATGGGGTTGGATACTTCGCTGAGTATTGTTGCACTTTCTAAGGTTTTTAAGAAGAATATTACGCAGATAGAGCAATATCTGCATTATGAGCCAACAATCTTTGAAGATTTTGAGAACTCCTCGCGGGAATTTTCAGAACTGATTACCAGATTGTCGATTTATTTGCGTGAAACAGGTACTAAGCTGATAACTTACTGGGATGAAGAGTATCCTCAATCGTTAAAGAACATACCGGACCCTCCGGTATGTTTATTTGTTAAAGGAAAATGGGAGTATTTGTCGTATAATCTTTTCGCAGTTGTTGGAACGCGTAAGATGACTAGCTACGGCAAACAGGTAACAGAAAGATTTGTTAGCGAAATTTCAAAACATTTTGTAATCGTGAGCGGTATGGCTTACGGAGTTGATACCATAGCACATTCGAGTGCTTTAAGGTTGAACAGACCTACCATTGCTGTGCTTGGATGTGGCGTGGATGTGGTGTATCCTAAATCAAATAAGATGCTTTACGAACAAATAATAGATAACGGGTGCGTAGTTAGCGAATATCTGCCTTGGGAATCGCCTAAGAAATTCACATTTGTAGAGAGAAATAGAATAATATCTGGTCTTTCGGTAGGTGTATTGGTCACCGAAGCTGGTGTTGAAAGTGGTGCGCTCATAACGGCAAAGTACGCTATTGAACAAGGAAGAGATGTTTTTGCAGTTCCAGGAGATATCTTTAGAACAACTTCTCAGGGGACAAATTACCTTATTAAAAGCGGAGCCTTTGTTGCAACCGAACCTTCTGATATACTTGAATACTACGGCTTTAAAGACCACAGAAAGATAGTTGAACTGACGGATGATGAAGCTCAAATCTTCGGTGCCATTGAAAGTGAGGTAACAATAGAAGAAATGTCAGAAAAACTAAATGTCCCAATCTCGCAAGTTATGCTCATTTTAACGACTTTGGAGCTCAAAGGTCTTGTTTACAGGACAGAACGCAATACGTATGCAAGGGCTAGGTAA
- a CDS encoding TIM-barrel domain-containing protein yields the protein MIYKIVYGEADAGSFAVLGRYANKISTAKPEEFDSLFKDLCAQVEIHDGQEFFVVKRRYHADGYFFGFGDKVGPLDRNGRKYIFWNTDNFTHHPGADPLYKSFPFYIYVSKDLKTKYGCFTDYPGYLEIDLNSNNDKTLTFKSKAKGFVQYIIVEDSIKKILEQYLKLTGRNVAFPIWAFGYQQSRWSYFNENEVLDIAKKFREKKIPCDVIYLDIDYMEKYKVFTWSKENFPNYKNMLESLHKDGFKIVSILDPGVKVEKGYFAFEEGKNKYFLKDYSGEDFEGAVWPGRVRFPDFLNKSVRKWWAKNAKKYLNDGIDGFWNDMNEIAIFATEKDLEEAREKLKHAKLEDGINLAGMLGTIGEIGRRGHGEDILHLDETPHWKVKNAYGLNMVRATSEMLQKENKRPFLITRSAYSGIQRYGGVWTGDNHSWWEHILQEIIRLNSLSLAGVFYSGCDVGGFGGDVNAQLLIRFMEFGLFTPMFRNHSAIGTRRQEPWAFGSEVEEILREVIRWRYKLIPYIYTQYMFGVLKNRPLMRPLFYDFEQLEAFNIEDEYLFGTDILVAPVYRPNIQKRLVWLPRTSIGIFDRKIYKRGWNIVETPIHYIPAFQISNSAIPMIEPTDYVDLSKVDKIYWKVFKTSQKSKVVGYFYEDDGTSLEYKRGVYNLKQVVIKDGYLRIKTLNNRFPVKEREWEFEIIDQKGNFKKVSVVVSSDGEYRIPIE from the coding sequence TTGATATATAAGATAGTCTACGGAGAAGCTGACGCAGGGAGTTTTGCAGTGTTGGGTAGATACGCAAACAAGATTTCGACAGCGAAACCTGAAGAATTTGACTCTCTCTTCAAAGATTTGTGTGCTCAAGTTGAAATTCACGATGGTCAAGAGTTCTTCGTTGTGAAGAGACGATATCATGCTGATGGATACTTCTTCGGCTTTGGTGATAAAGTAGGTCCACTTGATAGAAATGGACGAAAATACATCTTCTGGAATACTGATAATTTTACACATCATCCAGGTGCAGACCCGCTTTACAAGTCATTCCCGTTTTACATTTACGTCTCAAAGGATTTAAAAACCAAATATGGTTGTTTTACAGACTACCCAGGGTATTTAGAGATAGACTTGAATTCGAATAACGACAAAACTCTTACTTTTAAATCGAAAGCTAAGGGATTTGTCCAGTATATAATCGTCGAAGATTCAATAAAAAAGATTTTGGAACAGTATCTCAAACTGACAGGCAGGAACGTTGCGTTCCCTATTTGGGCGTTTGGGTATCAGCAATCGAGATGGAGCTATTTCAACGAGAATGAAGTCTTGGATATTGCCAAAAAGTTTAGAGAGAAAAAAATCCCTTGCGATGTGATTTATCTTGATATAGACTATATGGAAAAATACAAAGTCTTTACTTGGAGTAAAGAAAACTTCCCAAATTACAAAAATATGCTGGAATCACTCCACAAAGATGGATTTAAAATAGTGTCGATTCTTGACCCTGGTGTAAAGGTGGAAAAAGGATATTTCGCATTTGAAGAAGGGAAGAATAAGTACTTTTTAAAAGACTACAGTGGAGAAGATTTTGAAGGTGCTGTTTGGCCTGGAAGAGTTAGATTCCCTGACTTTTTGAACAAAAGCGTTAGAAAGTGGTGGGCGAAGAATGCGAAGAAGTATTTAAATGACGGTATAGATGGTTTTTGGAACGATATGAACGAGATAGCAATATTCGCCACGGAAAAAGACTTGGAAGAGGCAAGGGAAAAGTTAAAACATGCAAAATTGGAAGATGGCATAAACCTCGCAGGTATGTTGGGGACTATAGGCGAGATTGGACGCAGAGGACACGGAGAAGACATTTTACATCTTGATGAAACCCCGCACTGGAAAGTGAAAAATGCATATGGGTTGAACATGGTGCGTGCCACATCTGAAATGCTCCAAAAAGAGAATAAAAGACCGTTTTTGATAACTCGCTCAGCGTATTCTGGCATTCAGAGATATGGTGGTGTGTGGACCGGCGATAACCATAGTTGGTGGGAGCATATTCTCCAAGAGATAATTAGGTTGAATTCACTAAGCCTTGCAGGTGTATTCTACAGCGGATGTGATGTCGGTGGGTTTGGTGGAGATGTGAACGCACAACTGCTTATTAGATTCATGGAGTTCGGATTATTTACTCCAATGTTTAGGAATCATTCAGCTATCGGAACAAGAAGGCAAGAACCTTGGGCATTCGGATCAGAAGTGGAAGAGATACTAAGAGAGGTAATAAGATGGAGATACAAACTTATTCCTTACATTTACACACAATACATGTTTGGCGTTCTCAAAAACAGGCCCCTCATGAGACCTCTCTTCTACGATTTTGAACAGCTTGAAGCTTTCAACATTGAGGATGAGTATTTATTTGGAACAGATATCTTGGTTGCTCCTGTATACCGACCGAACATACAAAAACGTTTGGTTTGGTTGCCAAGAACAAGCATAGGAATTTTTGATAGGAAAATTTACAAAAGAGGATGGAACATAGTAGAGACTCCAATCCATTATATTCCAGCGTTCCAGATTAGTAACTCGGCAATACCGATGATTGAACCAACGGATTACGTTGACTTATCGAAAGTTGACAAGATATACTGGAAAGTGTTCAAAACATCCCAGAAGTCAAAAGTTGTTGGCTATTTCTACGAAGATGATGGCACCTCACTTGAGTACAAAAGAGGCGTTTACAACTTAAAACAGGTCGTAATAAAAGATGGATATCTGCGAATAAAAACATTGAACAACAGATTTCCAGTGAAAGAACGCGAATGGGAATTTGAGATTATTGACCAGAAGGGTAATTTTAAGAAAGTTAGTGTAGTGGTGAGTAGTGATGGAGAATATAGGATTCCAATCGAGTGA